One Sphaerisporangium krabiense DNA segment encodes these proteins:
- a CDS encoding MFS transporter yields MAAASPRRVLGAQLADGITKGNMWALLTLATAGTAVISFLPSAQPHVLTTVLGVPESSQGTTVGLLGFAAELAMVLSLAWYGALADRFGRRLVVVAGLLLCAAGAALFPFAANTTVLVALRVVFGLGVAALNAMLSTIAVDYVRTRSRGKSYGLIGVFGGLGAVLAVLALVRLPRALESAGLAPVAATRLAFLLIAAGVLATAGLLWLTLSPVGVSEAAARVPLARLVREGVALARDPGVALSYAASFVARADLAIVVGFMTLWIADHATDARGMSSAEALARAGAVVGVSQTVALLCAPLFGWLGDRVRRQDLVVLAQALAAAAYLSTLLVDDPLGGGMMAVAVLVGVGEIAVITTAGPLLAQQAPAEVRGSAFGVHTLCGAAGIMIISALGGWLYDTWRPAGPFVVAGVAGLLVTAFGLAVRRTVRPRGEADPAREAMPTA; encoded by the coding sequence ATGGCCGCAGCCTCCCCGCGCCGTGTGCTGGGCGCGCAGTTAGCCGACGGCATCACCAAGGGCAACATGTGGGCGCTGCTGACCCTGGCGACGGCCGGCACCGCCGTGATCTCGTTCCTGCCCTCGGCCCAGCCGCACGTGCTGACGACCGTCCTCGGGGTGCCGGAGTCCTCGCAGGGCACCACCGTCGGCCTGCTGGGGTTCGCCGCCGAGCTGGCGATGGTGCTCAGCCTGGCCTGGTACGGCGCGCTCGCCGACCGGTTCGGCCGCAGGCTCGTCGTGGTCGCCGGGCTGCTGCTGTGCGCGGCCGGGGCGGCGCTGTTCCCCTTCGCCGCGAACACGACGGTCCTGGTCGCGCTGCGCGTGGTCTTCGGCCTCGGCGTGGCGGCGCTGAACGCCATGCTCTCCACCATCGCCGTCGACTACGTGCGCACCCGTTCGCGCGGCAAGTCCTACGGGCTGATCGGCGTGTTCGGGGGCCTCGGCGCGGTGCTCGCCGTGCTGGCGCTGGTCCGGCTGCCGCGCGCGCTGGAGTCGGCCGGGCTCGCGCCGGTCGCGGCGACCCGGCTGGCGTTCCTGCTCATCGCCGCGGGCGTGCTGGCCACCGCCGGGCTGCTGTGGCTGACGCTGTCCCCCGTCGGGGTGAGCGAGGCCGCCGCGCGCGTCCCGCTGGCGCGCCTGGTGCGCGAGGGGGTGGCGCTGGCCCGCGACCCCGGCGTGGCGCTGTCGTACGCCGCGTCGTTCGTCGCGCGCGCGGACCTGGCCATCGTCGTCGGCTTCATGACGCTGTGGATCGCCGACCACGCCACCGACGCGCGCGGCATGTCCAGCGCGGAGGCGCTGGCCAGGGCCGGGGCCGTGGTGGGCGTCTCGCAGACCGTCGCGCTGCTGTGCGCGCCGCTGTTCGGCTGGCTCGGCGACCGGGTGCGCCGCCAGGACCTCGTCGTGCTCGCCCAGGCGCTGGCCGCCGCGGCCTACCTGTCGACGCTGCTGGTGGACGACCCGCTCGGCGGCGGCATGATGGCCGTCGCGGTGCTCGTGGGCGTCGGGGAGATCGCCGTGATCACCACCGCGGGCCCGCTGCTGGCCCAGCAGGCGCCGGCCGAGGTGCGCGGGTCGGCGTTCGGCGTCCACACGCTCTGCGGCGCCGCGGGCATCATGATCATCTCGGCGCTCGGCGGATGGCTGTACGACACGTGGCGGCCGGCCGGGCCGTTCGTCGTCGCCGGCGTCGCGGGGCTGCTGGTGACGGCCTTCGGCCTGGCGGTGCGGCGCACGGTCAGGCCGCGCGGCGAGGCGGACCCGGCGCGCGAGGCGATGCCCACCGCATGA
- a CDS encoding SAM-dependent methyltransferase, whose product MNPSSFGPGFDPNTPNAARMYDYFLGGKDNLPADREAADKVLRFVPEIPIGIRENRAFLVRAVRFLADQGIRQFLDIGAGLPTQRNVHQVAAEHAPGSRTVYVDNDPQVLVHARALLQDSPQVLVVEGDLRRPEEILADPALRRHLDLGRPVAVLLLAIVHFIRDSEDPAGVIAKIRGALPPGSYMAISHVAVDERPQAAPGVERVYSGASAQFVARMSREIEPFFDGLDLVEPGIVNLHQWRSDLPVVAPELDRIGAYFLCGVGRVR is encoded by the coding sequence ATGAACCCGTCCTCGTTCGGCCCGGGTTTCGACCCCAACACTCCGAACGCGGCGCGTATGTACGACTACTTCCTGGGCGGTAAGGACAATTTGCCCGCCGACCGTGAAGCGGCGGACAAGGTGCTCAGGTTCGTCCCGGAAATCCCCATAGGCATCCGCGAAAATCGCGCCTTTCTTGTTCGCGCGGTACGGTTCCTCGCCGATCAGGGCATCCGGCAGTTCCTCGACATCGGCGCCGGGCTCCCCACGCAGCGCAACGTGCACCAGGTGGCCGCCGAGCACGCGCCCGGCTCCCGCACCGTCTACGTCGACAACGACCCGCAGGTGCTCGTGCACGCCCGCGCCCTGCTCCAGGACAGCCCGCAGGTACTGGTCGTCGAGGGCGACCTGCGGCGTCCGGAGGAGATACTCGCCGACCCGGCGCTGCGCCGCCACCTGGACCTCGGCCGACCCGTCGCCGTGCTCCTGCTGGCGATCGTCCACTTCATCAGGGACTCCGAGGACCCGGCCGGCGTCATCGCCAAGATCCGCGGCGCGCTCCCGCCCGGCAGCTACATGGCCATCTCACACGTCGCCGTGGACGAGCGGCCCCAGGCCGCCCCGGGCGTCGAGCGCGTCTACAGCGGCGCCTCCGCCCAGTTCGTGGCGCGGATGTCGCGCGAGATCGAGCCGTTCTTCGACGGGCTCGACCTGGTCGAGCCGGGCATCGTGAACCTGCACCAATGGCGCTCCGACCTGCCCGTGGTCGCCCCCGAGCTGGACAGGATCGGCGCCTACTTCCTGTGCGGGGTCGGCCGGGTCCGATAG
- a CDS encoding WD40/YVTN/BNR-like repeat-containing protein, with amino-acid sequence MRPRTALAVAAAVAVLATTAPAHAETEPPGPARDLPSAVDSGPALGLPSAVDSGAAAGVDDLARRLTWRLTPTGSTARLRGLSPVSGRVAWASGSLGTVLRTGDGGAHWTASGPPGASGLEFRDIEAFDARTAVVLSIGEGEASRVYRTEDGGRTWAETFRNDEPRAFYDCMAFFDRRHGLAMSDPVDGRFRVLSTDDGGRSWRVLPSAGMPEALPGEAGFAASGQCLATAGDRDVWLASGGGARSRVFHSRDRGRTWKVSDTPIPAGDPARGVFALAFRDPRHGIAVGGDYRAGQASPDAAAVTEDGGATWRPAAEPPAAYRSGVTWLPWAPFAAVAVGPSGSDVTLSAGARWRAFDGGSFDTVACAPDLSCWASGEQGRVARLRFGGR; translated from the coding sequence TTGAGGCCGCGAACCGCTCTCGCCGTCGCGGCGGCCGTCGCGGTCCTGGCGACCACCGCCCCGGCGCACGCCGAGACCGAACCCCCCGGCCCTGCCCGCGACCTGCCGTCCGCCGTGGACTCCGGCCCGGCTCTCGGCCTCCCGTCCGCCGTGGACTCCGGCGCCGCGGCCGGCGTGGACGACCTCGCGCGCCGCCTCACCTGGCGGCTCACCCCGACCGGCAGCACCGCGCGCCTGCGCGGGCTCTCCCCTGTGAGCGGGCGCGTCGCGTGGGCGTCCGGCTCGCTCGGCACCGTGCTGCGCACCGGCGACGGCGGCGCGCACTGGACGGCGTCCGGCCCGCCCGGCGCCTCCGGCCTGGAGTTCCGCGACATCGAGGCGTTCGACGCGCGCACCGCCGTGGTCCTGTCCATCGGCGAGGGCGAGGCGTCCCGCGTCTACCGCACCGAGGACGGCGGGCGCACCTGGGCGGAGACCTTCCGCAACGACGAGCCGCGCGCCTTCTACGACTGCATGGCCTTCTTCGACCGCAGGCACGGGCTCGCCATGAGCGACCCCGTGGACGGCAGGTTCCGCGTCCTGTCCACCGACGACGGCGGGCGGAGCTGGCGCGTGCTGCCCTCGGCGGGCATGCCGGAGGCGCTCCCCGGCGAGGCCGGGTTCGCCGCGAGCGGCCAGTGCCTGGCGACGGCCGGCGACCGGGACGTGTGGCTGGCCTCGGGCGGCGGCGCGCGCTCGCGCGTCTTCCACTCGCGCGACCGGGGCCGCACCTGGAAGGTGTCCGACACCCCGATCCCCGCGGGCGACCCGGCGCGCGGGGTGTTCGCGCTGGCGTTCCGCGACCCGCGGCACGGCATCGCGGTGGGCGGCGACTACCGCGCCGGCCAGGCGTCGCCGGACGCCGCCGCGGTGACCGAGGACGGCGGCGCCACCTGGAGGCCGGCCGCGGAGCCTCCCGCGGCCTACCGATCGGGCGTGACCTGGCTTCCCTGGGCCCCGTTCGCCGCCGTCGCGGTGGGGCCGTCCGGCAGCGACGTGACGCTCTCCGCCGGGGCGCGGTGGCGGGCCTTCGACGGCGGGTCCTTCGACACCGTCGCGTGCGCGCCGGACCTGAGCTGCTGGGCGTCCGGCGAACAGGGCCGCGTCGCGCGCCTGCGGTTCGGCGGACGCTGA
- a CDS encoding lytic polysaccharide monooxygenase auxiliary activity family 9 protein, which yields MRRTITLFAAAVMAIGATVFVASPANAHGYISSPPSRQANCARGAVSNCGDIVWEPQSVEGPKGLRNCHGNVGRFAQLSDESKAWPAARVGRTVTFTWVLTARHRTSTWDYYVGGTRVASINDNGAQPGSTVSHTVNLGNVTGRTKVLAVWNVYDTANAFYNCVDLQVG from the coding sequence ATGCGAAGAACGATCACGCTGTTCGCCGCCGCCGTGATGGCCATCGGCGCCACGGTGTTCGTGGCCTCCCCCGCCAACGCCCACGGCTACATCTCCTCGCCGCCGAGCCGGCAGGCCAACTGCGCCCGCGGCGCCGTCTCCAACTGCGGCGACATCGTCTGGGAGCCGCAGAGCGTCGAGGGCCCGAAGGGCCTGCGCAACTGCCACGGCAACGTCGGCAGGTTCGCCCAGCTCAGCGACGAGAGCAAGGCGTGGCCCGCGGCCCGCGTGGGCAGGACCGTCACCTTCACCTGGGTGCTCACCGCCCGGCACAGGACCAGCACCTGGGACTACTACGTCGGCGGCACCCGCGTCGCGTCGATCAACGACAACGGCGCGCAGCCCGGCTCCACCGTGTCCCACACGGTGAACCTCGGCAACGTCACCGGCAGGACCAAGGTGCTGGCGGTCTGGAACGTCTACGACACCGCGAACGCCTTCTACAACTGCGTGGACCTTCAGGTCGGCTGA
- a CDS encoding TetR/AcrR family transcriptional regulator encodes MINPSLWSRAARRRSGTGEAWPDARTRILDAAEELFAGGGYEATATAEIAKRAEVPKGLVFHYFPRKIDVLVTLVGERTRVDDMGDEPVEEVPGDPAGALARLARRVPLRASPAMRRILFREADTHGSVRERLRNLNAEIIRRASFVLELTLPGGRGDAARLEAAAATFAAVLLYQESLCMLTGHHIDPDMVADLIVRALV; translated from the coding sequence GTGATCAATCCGTCCCTGTGGTCCCGGGCCGCCCGGCGGCGGTCCGGGACCGGCGAGGCATGGCCGGACGCCCGCACCCGCATCCTGGACGCCGCGGAGGAGCTGTTCGCCGGCGGCGGCTACGAGGCCACCGCCACCGCGGAGATCGCCAAACGGGCCGAGGTTCCCAAGGGGCTCGTCTTCCACTACTTCCCCCGCAAGATCGACGTGCTCGTCACGCTCGTCGGGGAGCGCACCCGCGTCGACGACATGGGCGACGAGCCCGTCGAGGAGGTCCCCGGCGACCCGGCCGGCGCGCTCGCCCGCCTGGCCCGCCGCGTGCCGCTGCGCGCCTCCCCGGCGATGCGCCGCATCCTGTTCCGCGAGGCCGACACCCACGGCTCGGTGCGCGAACGGCTGCGCAACCTCAACGCCGAGATCATCCGCCGCGCGAGCTTCGTCCTCGAGCTGACCCTGCCCGGCGGCCGCGGCGACGCGGCGCGCCTGGAGGCCGCCGCGGCCACCTTCGCCGCCGTGCTGCTCTACCAGGAGAGCCTCTGCATGCTGACGGGCCACCACATCGACCCCGACATGGTGGCCGATCTCATCGTGAGGGCCCTGGTCTGA